In a genomic window of Nothobranchius furzeri strain GRZ-AD chromosome 14, NfurGRZ-RIMD1, whole genome shotgun sequence:
- the LOC107380929 gene encoding protein boule-like isoform X1 has product MQREDQGTPLSSHLSRGTSFLPDVLLPADPANAPSCLTHTPGTIIPNGIFVGRIGDEVDESDLRRVFSQYGEVKEVKIVSHRSGISKGYGFVTFETAEDAMRVLSLRSGIRCRDRILRIARAIKRPQGSGRPRRTHMTPLGPAVPQVSCGTFVMSTSTGFPYTYNNGMAYFHCANVSPDVQFWPPAPNLMLPPSHQHVHQQQYHHFQNFPNPYPWNTVEVPVPPGAVMYPQPSEYLYQPADGPLFLPFGPVWEDAPAEVVDTAGPHGYSRRTPDVQRGDPGMQQVFPSAIVPRH; this is encoded by the exons ATGCAGAGGGAAGACCAAGGCACG CCGCTGTCCTCCCACCTCAGCAGAGGCACCTCCTTTCTCCCGGATGTCTTACTCCCAGCAGACCCTGCCAACGCCCCCAGCTGTCTCACCCACACCCCTGGCACCATCATTCCTAACGGGATTTTCGTCGGCCGGATCGGTGATGAG GTTGATGAAAGCGACCTGCGACGGGTCTTCTCGCAGTACGGGGAAGTGAAGGAGGTGAAGATCGTGTCACATCGGTCAGGAATATCAAAAGG GTACGGGTTTGTTACGTTTGAGACAGCTGAAGACGCCATGAGAGTCCTGAGCCTT AGGAGTGGGATCCGTTGCAGAGACAGGATCCTCCGCATCGCCCGTGCTATAAAAAGGCCGCAGGGCTCAGGAAGAC CCAGGAGAACCCACATGACCCCGCTTGGACCCGCCGTGCCTCAGGTATCCTGTGGGACGTTCGTCATGTCCACCTCCACAGGTTTCCCCTACACCTACAACAATGGGATGGCGTACTTCCACTGTGCCAACGTGAGCCCAGATGTGCAGTTCTGGCCC CCGGCTCCTAACCTGATGCTGCCTCCGTCCCATCAGCACGTTCACCAGCAGCAGTACCACCACTTCCAG AATTTCCCAAATCCGTATCCGTGGAATACCGTGGAGGTGCCTGTGCCCCCTGGCGCAGTGATGTACCCTCAGCCGTCCGAGTATCTGTACCAGCCCGCTGATGGACCCCTCTTCCTGCCCTTTGGGCCTGTGTGGGAGGACGCTCCAGCAGAG GTGGTGGACACAGCGGGGCCTCATGGTTACTCCAGAAGGACGCCAGATGTTCAGCGAGGCGATCCAGGAATG CAACAGGTGTTTCCTTCTGCCATCGTCCCCCGGCACTAA
- the LOC107380929 gene encoding protein boule-like isoform X2, which yields MLPLSSHLSRGTSFLPDVLLPADPANAPSCLTHTPGTIIPNGIFVGRIGDEVDESDLRRVFSQYGEVKEVKIVSHRSGISKGYGFVTFETAEDAMRVLSLRSGIRCRDRILRIARAIKRPQGSGRPRRTHMTPLGPAVPQVSCGTFVMSTSTGFPYTYNNGMAYFHCANVSPDVQFWPPAPNLMLPPSHQHVHQQQYHHFQNFPNPYPWNTVEVPVPPGAVMYPQPSEYLYQPADGPLFLPFGPVWEDAPAEVVDTAGPHGYSRRTPDVQRGDPGMQQVFPSAIVPRH from the exons ATGCTG CCGCTGTCCTCCCACCTCAGCAGAGGCACCTCCTTTCTCCCGGATGTCTTACTCCCAGCAGACCCTGCCAACGCCCCCAGCTGTCTCACCCACACCCCTGGCACCATCATTCCTAACGGGATTTTCGTCGGCCGGATCGGTGATGAG GTTGATGAAAGCGACCTGCGACGGGTCTTCTCGCAGTACGGGGAAGTGAAGGAGGTGAAGATCGTGTCACATCGGTCAGGAATATCAAAAGG GTACGGGTTTGTTACGTTTGAGACAGCTGAAGACGCCATGAGAGTCCTGAGCCTT AGGAGTGGGATCCGTTGCAGAGACAGGATCCTCCGCATCGCCCGTGCTATAAAAAGGCCGCAGGGCTCAGGAAGAC CCAGGAGAACCCACATGACCCCGCTTGGACCCGCCGTGCCTCAGGTATCCTGTGGGACGTTCGTCATGTCCACCTCCACAGGTTTCCCCTACACCTACAACAATGGGATGGCGTACTTCCACTGTGCCAACGTGAGCCCAGATGTGCAGTTCTGGCCC CCGGCTCCTAACCTGATGCTGCCTCCGTCCCATCAGCACGTTCACCAGCAGCAGTACCACCACTTCCAG AATTTCCCAAATCCGTATCCGTGGAATACCGTGGAGGTGCCTGTGCCCCCTGGCGCAGTGATGTACCCTCAGCCGTCCGAGTATCTGTACCAGCCCGCTGATGGACCCCTCTTCCTGCCCTTTGGGCCTGTGTGGGAGGACGCTCCAGCAGAG GTGGTGGACACAGCGGGGCCTCATGGTTACTCCAGAAGGACGCCAGATGTTCAGCGAGGCGATCCAGGAATG CAACAGGTGTTTCCTTCTGCCATCGTCCCCCGGCACTAA
- the LOC107380934 gene encoding gamma-crystallin M2 translates to MGKIIFYEDRNFQGRHHECMSDCADLHPYFNRCNSIRVESGCFMVYDRPHYLGHQYFLRRGEYSDNQRTIGINDCIRSCRMIPMHRGSYKIRLYERSDMGGQMQEISDDCPNIQDRLRMSDINSCNVVDGHWLLYDQPNYRGRTYYLRPGEYRRYSDWGGASPRIGSLRRITDFN, encoded by the exons ATGGGAAAG ATCATCTTCTATGAGGACAGAAATTTCCAGGGTCGGCACCATGAGTGCATGAGCGACTGTGCCGACCTGCACCCCTACTTCAACCGTTGCAACTCCATCCGAGTGGAGAGCGGCTGTTTCATGGTGTACGACAGACCCCACTACCTGGGCCACCAGTACTTCCTGCGCAGGGGGGAGTACTCGGACAACCAGCGCACGATCGGCATCAATGACTGCATTCGCTCCTGCCGCATGATTCCCATG CATCGTGGTTCCTACAAAATTAGGTTGTATGAGCGTTCCGACATGGGCGGCCAGATGCAGGAGATCAGTGACGATTGCCCCAACATCCAGGACCGCCTGCGGATGTCTGACATTAACTCGTGCAACGTGGTTGATGGTCACTGGCTGCTGTACGACCAGCCTAACTACAGGGGGAGGACCTACTACCTGAGACCCGGAGAATACCGAAGATACAGCGACTGGGGCGGTGCCAGTCCAAGGATAGGCTCTCTCAGGCGGATCACCGACTTTAACTAG
- the LOC107380935 gene encoding gamma-crystallin M2 translates to MGKIIFYEDRNFQGRSYECSNECSDLHSHFNRCNSIRVDNGAWMVYERPNYTGYQYFLRKGDYPDYQRWMGFNDCVRSCRVIPMHQGSHKMMIYERNEFGGQKMELTDDCPSLYERFHFNEVNSCNVMDGHWIFYEHPHYRGRQYLMRPGEYRRFHEWGGVSPRVGSIKRITM, encoded by the exons ATGGGTAAG ATCATTTTCTACGAGGACAGAAACTTTCAGGGGCGCTCCTACGAGTGCAGCAACGAGTGCTCCGACCTGCACTCCCACTTCAACCGTTGCAACTCCATCCGGGTGGACAATGGTGCCTGGATGGTCTACGAGAGGCCCAACTACACGGGGTACCAGTACTTCCTCAGGAAGGGTGACTATCCAGACTACCAGCGCTGGATGGGATTCAACGACTGTGTCCGGTCCTGCCGTGTCATCCCAATG CACCAAGGCTCTCACAAAATGATGATCTACGAGCGCAACGAGTTCGGAGGCCAGAAGATGGAGCTGACCGACGACTGCCCCTCGCTGTACGAACGCTTCCACTTCAACGAAGTCAACTCCTGCAATGTGATGGACGGCCACTGGATTTTCTACGAGCATCCTCACTACAGGGGGCGCCAGTATCTGATGCGCCCTGGTGAATACAGGAGGTTTCATGAGTGGGGTGGGGTGAGTCCCAGAGTGGGATCGATCAAGCGCATCACCATGTGA
- the LOC107380891 gene encoding gamma-crystallin M3 has protein sequence MSGKIIFFEERNFQGRSYECVSDCSEITSHLSRCSSCRVESGTFVVYDQPNYTGQQSLLTRGEYPEYQNTIGFRGCIKSCRFVPAHRGPFRMRIYEKSNFEGRMQELTEDCDSIQDSYNMSDLQSCDVMNGHWLMFEQPNYKGRMFYLRPGEYRNLRDVSGDNLRFRSVRRITDS, from the exons ATGAGCGGAAAG ATCATCTTCTTTGAGGAGAGAAACTTCCAGGGCCGCTCGTATgagtgcgtcagcgactgctctgagatCACCTCCCACCTGAGCCGGTGCAGTTCCTGCAGGGTGGAGAGCGGGACGTTTGTGGTTTATGACCAGCCCAACTACACGGGCCAGCAGTCCCTCCTGACCCGAGGAGAGTACCCCGAGTACCAGAATACCATCGGATTCAGGGGCTGCATCAAGTCCTGCCGCTTCGTCCCTGCG CACCGGGGACCCTTTAGGATGAGGATCTACGAGAAGTCTAACTTTGAAGGGCGGATGCAGGAACTGACCGAGGACTGCGACTCCATCCAGGACAGCTACAACATGTCCGACCTGCAGTCCTGTGATGTGATGAACGGCCACTGGTTGATGTTCGAGCAGCCAAATTACAAGGGCAGGATGTTTTACCTGAGGCCAGGAGAGTACAGGAACCTCCGAGACGTCAGCGGCGACAACCTGAGGTTCAGATCAGTCAGACGCATCACTGACTCCTAA